The Collimonas sp. PA-H2 genome contains a region encoding:
- the slmA gene encoding nucleoid occlusion factor SlmA gives MATTKPGERKLQILQTLAVMLEQPKGEKITTAALAARIAVSEAALYRHFASKAQMFEGLIEFIETTVFGLVNQITEQQEKGLHQAQAITLMLLNFAERNPGMTRVMIGDALVNEDERLQLRMNQFVDRIELALKQALRTAAAQGEANEVETAMRANILTSFVLGRWQRFAKSRFQHKPGADAAQQVALMLV, from the coding sequence ATGGCTACTACCAAACCAGGCGAGCGTAAACTACAAATCCTTCAGACCCTGGCGGTCATGCTGGAACAACCCAAAGGGGAAAAGATCACTACGGCCGCGCTGGCCGCCAGGATAGCGGTATCCGAGGCTGCCCTGTACCGGCATTTCGCCAGCAAGGCGCAAATGTTCGAAGGTCTGATCGAATTTATCGAGACCACCGTATTCGGCCTGGTCAACCAGATTACCGAACAGCAGGAAAAGGGACTGCACCAGGCGCAGGCGATTACCTTGATGCTGTTGAATTTTGCCGAGCGCAATCCGGGCATGACCCGTGTCATGATCGGCGACGCGCTGGTGAACGAGGACGAGCGCCTGCAACTACGCATGAACCAGTTCGTCGACCGTATCGAACTGGCGCTGAAGCAGGCGCTGCGTACTGCCGCAGCACAAGGCGAGGCAAATGAGGTGGAAACCGCGATGCGCGCCAATATCCTGACCAGTTTCGTGCTGGGACGCTGGCAGCGTTTCGCCAAGAGCCGTTTCCAGCACAAGCCAGGCGCCGACGCCGCCCAGCAGGTCGCCCTGATGCTGGTTTGA
- a CDS encoding HAD-IA family hydrolase — protein sequence MVMDTRKKKPREKNNTALWLFDLDNTLHNASHAIFPAIHVNMNAFMARTLGRNGVDADVATVNATRENYWRRYGATLLGMVKHHQVRPEDFLREAHRFDDLLGMIRAERGLINLLRRLPGRKILLTNAPLGYSGDVMRHLRLQRQFGKHISIESMHVHRQLRPKPSRLLLRQLMAREKVPARRCILVEDTIANLRAAKRVGMRTAWVTQYLKDQSNTIKRPNYVDVKVKSVRQLSKNLHRLR from the coding sequence ATGGTAATGGATACACGCAAGAAAAAGCCAAGGGAGAAAAATAATACGGCGCTCTGGCTGTTCGACCTGGACAATACCCTGCACAACGCATCGCATGCGATTTTTCCGGCGATTCACGTCAACATGAACGCCTTCATGGCGCGCACCCTGGGCCGCAACGGCGTCGATGCCGACGTCGCCACTGTCAACGCCACCAGAGAAAACTACTGGCGGCGCTATGGCGCAACCTTGCTGGGCATGGTAAAACACCATCAGGTGCGGCCCGAGGACTTTCTGCGCGAAGCCCATCGCTTCGACGATTTGCTGGGGATGATCAGGGCCGAGCGCGGCCTGATCAATCTGCTCAGGCGGCTGCCGGGCCGCAAGATCCTGCTGACCAATGCGCCGCTGGGCTATTCCGGCGACGTCATGCGCCATCTGCGCCTGCAGCGTCAATTCGGCAAGCATATTTCGATCGAATCCATGCATGTGCACCGCCAGTTGCGCCCCAAGCCCTCGCGCCTCCTGTTGCGGCAGCTGATGGCGCGCGAGAAGGTGCCGGCGCGGCGCTGCATCCTGGTGGAGGATACCATCGCCAATCTCAGGGCCGCCAAGCGGGTCGGCATGCGCACTGCATGGGTGACGCAGTACTTGAAGGACCAGTCAAATACGATAAAGCGCCCCAACTACGTCGATGTCAAAGTAAAATCCGTCCGTCAGCTGAGCAAGAATCTGCACCGTTTGCGTTGA
- a CDS encoding TraB/GumN family protein — MTLLAQLLQPLQGSRLRRLMLPLGLGALLASAPPLFAQDVLAGASLQPSAAVRQGGAMFQIQRDGRSAYVFGTIHVGKPDFYPMDAKVLQALQQSCCLALEIDPGNTQAMLPLMKKYGFYLDGKPHQKDLPPKLQKQLTALLDKYNMAPEQIASLKPWLIATMLGISEYASQGYLSQYGVDGTLASLAKSSNKRLVELETADAQLALLGKLSLAEQVQFLQDSVDEIQDPAKARRSLDLVNLWRNGDLDGLAAMLAEMNAEDSFASKFMQHSLLDGRNPGLADGIAKLTSSATDPFVAIGMLHLVGPNSVLAILQQRGYTVKRIY; from the coding sequence GTGACATTACTCGCGCAGTTGCTGCAGCCCTTGCAAGGGAGCCGCCTGCGCCGCCTGATGCTGCCCCTCGGCCTAGGTGCTTTGCTGGCGAGCGCGCCGCCGCTTTTCGCCCAGGACGTCCTCGCCGGCGCTTCCCTGCAACCGTCTGCCGCGGTCCGCCAGGGCGGCGCCATGTTCCAGATACAGCGCGACGGCCGCAGCGCCTATGTATTCGGCACCATCCACGTCGGCAAGCCGGATTTCTATCCGATGGATGCAAAAGTATTGCAAGCTCTACAACAATCATGCTGTCTTGCGCTGGAAATCGATCCTGGCAATACTCAGGCCATGCTTCCGCTGATGAAAAAATACGGTTTCTACCTGGATGGCAAACCGCACCAGAAAGACTTGCCGCCGAAGCTGCAAAAACAACTGACCGCGCTGCTGGATAAATACAATATGGCGCCGGAGCAGATAGCCAGCCTGAAACCATGGCTGATTGCCACCATGCTCGGCATCAGCGAATACGCCAGCCAGGGTTATCTGTCGCAATACGGGGTCGACGGCACGCTCGCCAGCCTGGCGAAAAGCAGCAACAAGCGCCTGGTCGAGCTGGAAACCGCCGATGCGCAACTGGCGTTGCTGGGCAAGCTGTCGCTTGCCGAACAAGTCCAGTTCCTGCAGGATAGCGTCGATGAGATACAGGATCCGGCCAAGGCGCGGCGCTCCCTGGACCTCGTCAATTTGTGGCGCAACGGCGATCTCGACGGCCTGGCCGCGATGCTGGCGGAAATGAATGCCGAGGACAGCTTTGCCAGCAAATTCATGCAGCACTCCCTGCTCGACGGCAGGAATCCCGGCTTGGCGGACGGTATCGCAAAACTGACGAGCTCCGCAACCGATCCCTTCGTCGCCATCGGCATGCTGCATCTGGTCGGACCAAACAGCGTGCTGGCGATCCTGCAGCAGCGCGGCTATACGGTGAAGCGGATTTACTGA
- a CDS encoding fatty acid desaturase, which produces MNSSHLPEPASPSAAMPHRKVIRSWLLPIAQRDTGRALALVLLDLCLFSAAILATVWLRNAAAKLLLGAVAGFIIGRLFILGHDACHQSFTSHRRLNRWLGRLLFLPSLTPYSLWDMGHNVVHHGYTNLKGFDFVWHPLSLEEFQALPRRRQWLERVYRSGWAPWLYYLVEMWWQRMYFPSRRTMPTRRPAFVWDGILVTAAALLWIALLAAAALATAQPLWLTLLAGFVLPLLFWNAMIGFVVYVHHTHTGVAWYDQKTVWAAAQPFVSTTVHLTFRCRIGALLHHIMEHTAHHVDMSIPLYRLQEAQQILETMLPLRIVIQKFSWRWYFDTARRCKLYDFRRHCWTDFSGMPTSAACLN; this is translated from the coding sequence ATGAATTCCTCTCACTTGCCAGAGCCGGCATCACCGTCGGCAGCCATGCCGCATCGCAAAGTGATCCGCTCCTGGCTGCTGCCGATTGCGCAACGCGATACCGGCCGTGCGCTGGCGCTGGTGCTGCTTGACCTGTGCCTGTTTTCGGCGGCTATCCTGGCCACAGTCTGGCTACGCAATGCCGCCGCGAAATTGCTGCTCGGCGCAGTCGCCGGCTTCATCATCGGCCGTTTGTTCATACTCGGCCACGACGCCTGCCATCAAAGCTTTACATCGCACCGGCGCCTCAACCGCTGGCTCGGCCGCCTGCTGTTCCTGCCTTCGCTGACGCCTTACAGTCTGTGGGATATGGGCCATAACGTAGTTCATCACGGCTATACCAATCTGAAGGGTTTCGACTTTGTCTGGCATCCGCTGTCGCTGGAGGAATTTCAGGCGCTGCCGCGCCGGCGTCAATGGCTGGAGCGCGTCTACCGTAGCGGCTGGGCGCCCTGGCTCTACTATCTGGTGGAAATGTGGTGGCAGCGCATGTATTTTCCGAGCCGCCGCACCATGCCGACCCGGCGTCCGGCATTCGTCTGGGATGGCATACTGGTTACGGCAGCGGCGCTGCTGTGGATTGCCCTGCTGGCTGCAGCTGCTCTGGCGACCGCGCAGCCGCTATGGCTGACCCTGCTGGCCGGCTTTGTGCTGCCTTTGCTGTTCTGGAATGCGATGATCGGCTTTGTGGTGTACGTGCATCACACCCATACCGGGGTCGCCTGGTATGACCAGAAAACCGTGTGGGCGGCAGCGCAACCGTTTGTCTCCACCACCGTGCACCTGACGTTCCGCTGCCGTATCGGCGCGCTCTTGCATCACATCATGGAACATACCGCGCATCACGTCGACATGAGCATCCCGCTGTATCGCCTGCAGGAAGCACAGCAGATTCTCGAAACCATGCTGCCCTTGCGCATCGTGATCCAGAAATTCTCTTGGCGCTGGTATTTTGATACCGCGCGGCGCTGCAAGCTGTACGATTTCCGGCGCCATTGCTGGACCGATTTCTCCGGCATGCCGACCAGCGCCGCCTGCCTCAATTGA
- the fnr gene encoding fumarate/nitrate reduction transcriptional regulator Fnr yields the protein MNHAPLRAAPLLDVRALRTSCSSCSMHQLCLPMGLDETEMQRLDGIIGRRRVSREASLYRIGDKFVSLYAVRVGQFKTSQTNPDGARQITGFQMTGELLGMDAISTDTHQCDAVALEDSEVCEIPFARLEELFGEIPTLLRHFHRIMSKEITREQSVILLLGNMRAEQRFAAFLVNLSSRYAARGYSPTSFQLRMTREDIGNYLGLTIESISRLLSKLKKDGLLKVSNREIELTDLPMLKALATGAEAC from the coding sequence ATGAATCATGCTCCACTCCGTGCAGCGCCGCTGCTGGATGTCCGTGCCCTGCGCACCAGCTGCTCGTCTTGCAGCATGCATCAGCTATGCCTGCCGATGGGGCTGGATGAAACTGAGATGCAACGGCTCGACGGCATTATCGGCCGCCGCCGCGTATCGCGCGAGGCCAGCCTGTATCGCATCGGCGACAAGTTCGTTTCCCTGTATGCGGTGCGGGTCGGCCAGTTCAAGACCTCGCAAACCAATCCCGACGGCGCGCGCCAGATCACCGGTTTTCAGATGACCGGCGAATTGCTCGGCATGGATGCGATCAGCACCGACACCCATCAATGCGACGCGGTAGCCTTGGAAGATAGTGAAGTCTGCGAAATTCCATTCGCGCGGCTGGAAGAACTGTTCGGCGAGATTCCGACCCTGCTGCGGCATTTTCATCGCATCATGAGCAAGGAAATCACGCGCGAGCAAAGCGTCATCCTGTTGCTCGGCAATATGCGCGCGGAGCAGCGCTTTGCGGCTTTCCTGGTAAACCTGTCGTCGCGCTATGCGGCGCGCGGCTATTCACCGACCAGCTTCCAGCTGCGCATGACGCGCGAAGACATCGGCAACTATCTCGGCCTGACGATCGAAAGCATCAGCCGCCTGCTGTCCAAGCTCAAGAAGGATGGCCTGCTGAAAGTCAGCAACAGGGAAATCGAACTGACCGATTTACCGATGCTGAAAGCGCTGGCGACTGGCGCCGAAGCCTGCTGA
- the hemN gene encoding oxygen-independent coproporphyrinogen III oxidase produces MLTSQETIAAAAPLAALAFEPALLSRMNQLGPRYTSYPTADRFSAEFDAEAYHQAVSERHAMGARHALSLYLHIPFCDTVCYYCACNKVVSKNLSKAALYLTYLKREISMQAALFEGMNQVEQLHFGGGTPTYLSDRQMSELMAHLHQHFQFAPGQLGEYSIEVDPRTVTPKRIVTLRRQGFNRLSLGVQDFDPAVQKAVNRIQAEEDTLRIIDAARFAGFRSVGIDLIYGLPKQSLTSIAQTLEKVIVASPDRIAIYNYAHMPHLFKPQRRIAGSDLPTPAEKIDMLFLCIQRLTEAGYVYIGMDHFARPGDDLAIAQRQGRLHRNFQGYSTHAESDLVACGVSAISAVGASYSQNEKTLEAYYLRLDRQELPIARGIKLNLDDLLRRLIIQHLMCHFELSLASIEIAHPVRFAEYFAAELVQLRQLEADGLLTIDEDWISVTTKGRLLIRNICMVFDRYLDPHRTPLRYSKTI; encoded by the coding sequence ATGTTAACTTCCCAAGAGACGATAGCCGCAGCAGCGCCGCTGGCTGCGCTGGCGTTTGAACCCGCATTGCTAAGCAGGATGAACCAGCTCGGACCGCGTTACACCTCCTATCCGACGGCAGACAGGTTCTCCGCGGAGTTCGACGCCGAAGCCTATCATCAGGCAGTGTCGGAGCGGCATGCGATGGGTGCGCGGCATGCCTTGTCGCTGTACTTGCACATTCCGTTTTGCGATACGGTTTGCTACTACTGCGCCTGCAATAAAGTGGTGAGCAAGAATCTGAGCAAGGCCGCACTCTACCTGACGTATCTGAAGCGCGAGATTTCGATGCAGGCCGCCTTGTTTGAAGGCATGAACCAGGTGGAGCAGCTGCATTTCGGCGGCGGCACCCCAACCTATCTCAGCGACCGCCAGATGAGCGAGCTGATGGCGCATTTGCATCAGCATTTTCAGTTCGCGCCCGGCCAGCTGGGCGAGTATTCGATAGAAGTCGATCCGCGCACCGTCACGCCGAAGCGTATCGTCACGCTGCGCCGCCAAGGCTTCAACCGGCTCAGCCTGGGCGTGCAGGATTTCGACCCGGCGGTGCAGAAGGCGGTGAACCGGATACAGGCTGAAGAAGACACGCTGCGCATCATCGATGCGGCGCGTTTTGCCGGCTTTCGTTCAGTCGGCATCGATCTGATTTATGGCTTGCCCAAGCAGAGCCTGACATCCATTGCGCAAACGCTGGAGAAGGTGATTGTGGCGTCGCCGGACCGCATCGCCATCTACAATTATGCCCACATGCCGCACCTGTTCAAACCGCAAAGGCGGATAGCCGGCAGCGATCTGCCGACGCCGGCAGAAAAAATCGACATGCTGTTTCTGTGCATTCAGCGCTTGACCGAAGCCGGCTATGTGTATATCGGCATGGATCACTTTGCCAGGCCGGGTGACGATCTGGCGATTGCGCAGCGGCAGGGGCGCTTGCACCGCAATTTCCAAGGCTATTCGACCCATGCCGAATCTGATCTGGTGGCATGCGGCGTATCGGCGATCAGCGCTGTCGGCGCCAGCTACAGCCAGAATGAAAAGACGCTGGAAGCCTACTATCTGCGGCTCGACCGGCAGGAACTACCGATTGCGCGTGGCATCAAGCTGAACCTGGACGATTTGCTGCGGCGGCTGATCATCCAGCATCTGATGTGTCATTTCGAACTGTCGCTGGCTTCGATCGAGATCGCGCATCCGGTCCGGTTTGCCGAATATTTCGCCGCCGAGCTGGTTCAATTGCGGCAGCTGGAAGCCGATGGTTTGCTGACCATCGATGAGGATTGGATCAGCGTGACCACGAAAGGGCGTTTGCTGATCCGTAATATCTGCATGGTGTTCGATCGTTATCTGGATCCGCACAGAACGCCGCTGCGCTATTCAAAAACCATCTGA
- the mnmC gene encoding FAD-dependent 5-carboxymethylaminomethyl-2-thiouridine(34) oxidoreductase MnmC, with translation MPTDSSRWQGRDRYVLLDSDFGDSAQFFATWLAWRDDANRPRQLHYLALVPAMTTLHTLRRMLEQAPQWQALAAELCAAWPPAVPGFHRIFLQDGQLVLTLMFGDSATCLRQIVASVDAFHLRGHGWQEWPLPMFNTLGRLAARQASLAISGPGAVPQDAQRTALQQAGFVFEEDALRAQFAPRFTPRSPLASTPPLTERHAIVIGAGLAGSAACQRLARRGWSVTLIERHAEIAQEASGNAAGIFMPLLSRDDNPSSRLSRSAYLFARHVWRQLGGIGNAFTGAACGVLQIARDAQHAGAQQQLASHWRYPADFAEWLDQAAASRLAGTPVSNGAWHFPAGGWVQPRSLCRAMLDDCGASLRILFGQRVERLEYEQQRWVVRAEGGIEIARAPILILANGCDALAFPQAEDLPLTTVRGQITHVDASLAPSIAPVICGEAYLTPPSGNICSVGASYDEDSDQALRQNSQDDNLARLVNMLPGWFAGDLPLAGRVGFRCVASDRLPLVGAVPDKHGPCSVREAKLKDLPPRFPGLYSLLGYASRGLIWAPLAAELLAAQLEGEPLPIEADLAAALDPARFLLKKQHRNVAGSVKRAP, from the coding sequence TTGCCGACAGATTCCAGCCGCTGGCAAGGGCGGGATCGCTACGTGCTGCTGGACAGCGATTTTGGCGACAGCGCACAGTTTTTTGCGACCTGGCTAGCCTGGCGCGACGATGCCAACCGTCCGCGGCAACTGCATTACCTGGCGCTGGTGCCGGCCATGACTACCCTACACACCTTGCGCCGGATGCTGGAACAAGCACCGCAGTGGCAGGCTCTGGCGGCCGAGCTTTGCGCCGCATGGCCGCCGGCCGTCCCGGGATTTCACCGGATCTTCCTGCAAGATGGCCAGCTGGTGCTGACGCTGATGTTTGGCGATAGCGCCACCTGCCTGCGCCAGATCGTGGCCAGTGTCGATGCCTTCCACTTGCGTGGGCATGGCTGGCAGGAATGGCCGCTGCCCATGTTCAACACGCTAGGCAGATTGGCCGCCAGGCAAGCCAGCCTCGCCATTTCCGGCCCTGGCGCCGTGCCGCAAGACGCGCAACGGACGGCGCTGCAGCAAGCGGGATTCGTCTTTGAAGAAGACGCCTTGCGCGCGCAATTTGCGCCGCGCTTTACGCCCAGGTCGCCGCTCGCAAGCACACCGCCTTTGACAGAGCGCCATGCCATCGTAATCGGCGCCGGACTGGCCGGCAGCGCTGCTTGCCAGCGGCTGGCGCGACGCGGCTGGAGCGTCACATTGATCGAACGCCACGCTGAAATAGCACAGGAAGCCTCGGGCAACGCCGCCGGCATTTTCATGCCCCTGCTGTCGCGCGACGACAACCCAAGTTCACGCCTCAGCCGCAGCGCCTATCTGTTCGCCCGGCACGTCTGGCGCCAGCTGGGCGGCATCGGCAATGCCTTCACCGGCGCCGCCTGCGGCGTGCTGCAAATCGCCCGCGATGCCCAGCACGCCGGCGCCCAGCAACAACTGGCAAGCCACTGGCGCTATCCTGCCGATTTTGCGGAATGGCTGGACCAGGCCGCGGCCAGCCGTCTGGCCGGTACTCCGGTCAGCAATGGCGCTTGGCACTTCCCGGCCGGCGGCTGGGTACAACCGCGCAGCTTGTGCCGGGCCATGCTGGACGACTGCGGCGCCAGCCTACGAATTCTTTTCGGACAGCGAGTCGAAAGACTTGAATATGAGCAGCAACGCTGGGTAGTGCGCGCTGAAGGCGGCATCGAAATTGCCCGCGCGCCCATACTGATACTGGCCAACGGCTGCGACGCACTCGCTTTCCCGCAAGCGGAAGACTTGCCCCTTACCACCGTACGCGGGCAGATCACCCATGTCGACGCCAGCCTGGCGCCATCCATAGCGCCGGTGATTTGCGGCGAAGCCTATCTGACCCCGCCCAGCGGAAATATCTGCAGCGTCGGCGCTTCTTACGACGAAGATAGCGATCAGGCGCTGCGGCAAAACAGCCAGGACGACAATCTGGCGCGGCTGGTCAATATGCTGCCGGGCTGGTTCGCCGGCGACTTGCCGCTGGCCGGGCGAGTTGGCTTCCGCTGTGTCGCCAGCGACCGTTTACCCCTGGTCGGCGCCGTGCCGGACAAACACGGGCCATGCAGCGTGCGCGAGGCGAAACTGAAAGACCTGCCGCCGCGCTTTCCCGGCCTGTACAGTCTGCTTGGTTATGCATCGCGGGGATTGATCTGGGCGCCGCTAGCGGCAGAGTTGCTGGCGGCGCAACTGGAAGGCGAGCCTTTGCCGATCGAGGCCGATCTGGCAGCGGCGCTCGATCCGGCGCGGTTTTTACTAAAAAAACAGCACCGAAATGTCGCAGGCTCAGTCAAAAGGGCGCCCTGA
- a CDS encoding YXWGXW repeat-containing protein, with protein sequence MKIKSILCVSVLALGAGFMAPMTQAQAQAYANVRIGQPPPPRHEVMPAPRRGYVWAPGYWQWNGRRHEWVGGSWLRARPGYRYVPPSWVRGPRGDWQMRPYRWAR encoded by the coding sequence ATGAAGATCAAATCGATATTATGCGTGAGTGTCCTGGCCCTGGGCGCCGGATTCATGGCGCCAATGACGCAGGCTCAGGCACAGGCATATGCGAACGTCCGGATCGGTCAACCGCCGCCGCCACGCCATGAAGTAATGCCGGCGCCGCGCCGCGGCTATGTCTGGGCGCCCGGATACTGGCAATGGAATGGCCGCCGTCACGAATGGGTTGGCGGCAGCTGGCTGAGAGCGCGGCCGGGTTACCGTTACGTGCCGCCAAGCTGGGTCAGAGGACCGCGCGGCGATTGGCAAATGAGGCCGTATCGCTGGGCTCGCTAA
- a CDS encoding NAD(P)/FAD-dependent oxidoreductase — MLRLNEVQLPLDHPEDALHAAILERLGIAAEEMLGYTIFRRSYDARKKTAVILTYTVDVELKDESSVLKRRAGDRNVMATPDTNYRFVAQAPSQLKSRPVVIGTGPCGLFAGLILAQMGFNPIILERGKAVRERTKDTWGLWRKRELQPESNVQFGEGGAGTFSDGKLWTQIKDPKHYGRKVLTEFVKADAPEEIMYVSKPHIGTFRLVKMVEQMRATIEALGGEFRFQQKVEDIAIKSENGQGQVQAVVLASGETIVTDHVVLAIGHSARDTFQMLYERGVYIEAKPFSLGFRIEHPQSLIDRCRFGPSAGHPILGAADYKLVHHCESDQALGRAVYSFCMCPGGTVVAATSEPGRVVTNGMSQYSRNERNANSGIVVGITPADYPGHPLAGIAFQQQWESRAFELGGGTYDAPGQLVGDFIAGRASTTLGSVIPSYKPGVLLGDLSTSLPDYAIAAIREALPAFDKQIRGFAMNDAVLTGVETRTSSPIRIKRHDDSLQSLNTTGLFPAGEGAGYAGGIMSAAIDGIRVAEAVALSILNKN, encoded by the coding sequence ATGTTGCGATTGAACGAAGTACAACTACCCCTGGACCATCCTGAAGACGCCCTGCATGCCGCGATCCTGGAGCGGCTGGGAATCGCCGCGGAGGAAATGCTCGGTTACACAATTTTCCGGCGCAGTTACGATGCCCGTAAAAAAACCGCGGTGATCCTGACTTATACGGTGGATGTCGAACTCAAGGATGAGAGCTCGGTTCTTAAACGGCGCGCCGGCGACCGCAACGTGATGGCGACGCCGGACACCAACTACCGCTTCGTAGCGCAAGCCCCCAGCCAGCTGAAATCGCGGCCGGTGGTGATCGGCACCGGGCCCTGCGGCCTGTTTGCCGGACTGATCCTGGCGCAGATGGGCTTCAATCCGATCATCCTGGAACGCGGCAAGGCAGTGCGCGAACGCACCAAGGACACCTGGGGCCTGTGGCGCAAACGCGAACTGCAGCCGGAATCCAATGTGCAATTCGGCGAAGGCGGCGCCGGCACCTTTTCCGACGGCAAGCTGTGGACCCAGATCAAGGATCCCAAGCATTACGGCCGCAAGGTGCTGACCGAATTCGTCAAGGCCGACGCGCCGGAAGAAATCATGTACGTCAGCAAGCCGCATATCGGCACCTTCCGCCTGGTCAAGATGGTCGAACAGATGCGCGCCACCATCGAGGCGCTGGGTGGTGAATTCCGTTTCCAGCAAAAGGTCGAGGACATCGCCATCAAGTCCGAAAACGGCCAGGGCCAGGTACAGGCCGTGGTGCTGGCCAGCGGCGAGACCATCGTCACCGACCATGTGGTGCTGGCAATCGGCCACAGCGCGCGCGATACTTTCCAGATGCTGTACGAGCGCGGCGTCTACATCGAAGCCAAGCCTTTCTCGCTCGGCTTCCGCATCGAGCATCCGCAATCGCTGATCGACCGCTGCCGTTTCGGCCCGAGCGCCGGCCATCCGATTCTCGGCGCGGCCGACTACAAGCTGGTGCATCACTGTGAATCGGATCAAGCCCTTGGCCGCGCGGTCTATAGTTTCTGCATGTGCCCGGGTGGCACTGTGGTGGCTGCCACCTCGGAACCAGGACGCGTGGTGACCAACGGCATGAGCCAGTACTCGCGCAACGAGCGCAACGCCAACAGCGGCATCGTGGTCGGCATCACGCCGGCCGACTATCCGGGTCATCCGCTGGCCGGGATCGCCTTCCAGCAGCAATGGGAATCGCGCGCGTTTGAACTGGGCGGCGGCACTTATGATGCGCCGGGCCAGCTGGTGGGCGACTTTATCGCCGGCCGCGCGTCGACCACGCTTGGCTCAGTGATTCCATCCTATAAGCCGGGCGTGCTGCTGGGCGATCTGAGTACTTCGCTGCCTGATTACGCAATCGCCGCTATCCGCGAAGCCTTGCCGGCTTTCGATAAACAGATACGCGGCTTTGCCATGAATGATGCGGTGCTGACCGGCGTCGAAACCCGCACCTCGTCGCCGATCCGCATCAAGCGCCACGACGACAGCCTGCAAAGCCTGAATACCACCGGTCTGTTCCCGGCGGGTGAAGGCGCGGGTTATGCCGGCGGCATCATGTCAGCGGCGATTGATGGGATTCGGGTGGCGGAAGCGGTTGCCTTGAGCATCCTGAATAAAAACTAA
- a CDS encoding type II toxin-antitoxin system RelE/ParE family toxin, with product MNFELAFLEEALKEWRKLDPGMREQFKNKLEERLQNPHVPSAQPSGSRSRYKIKLRQAGYRLVYEVRDKQLIVLVVAVGKRERNAAYKAAERG from the coding sequence ATGAACTTTGAGCTCGCGTTTCTTGAAGAGGCGCTGAAGGAATGGCGCAAGCTCGACCCCGGCATGCGTGAGCAATTCAAGAATAAGCTGGAAGAGCGTTTGCAGAATCCGCATGTGCCCTCGGCGCAGCCATCCGGCTCTCGCAGCCGTTATAAGATCAAGTTGCGCCAGGCTGGCTATCGCCTGGTCTACGAAGTGCGCGACAAACAGCTGATCGTGCTGGTCGTGGCGGTGGGCAAGCGTGAGCGCAATGCCGCGTACAAGGCCGCTGAAAGAGGTTAG
- a CDS encoding type II toxin-antitoxin system Phd/YefM family antitoxin translates to MVHLILAETTASVSELKKDPMGTVATGEGFPVAILNRNQPAFYCVPAKAYEALMNKLEDMELNAIADARTGQAVIKVRLDEL, encoded by the coding sequence ATGGTGCACCTTATTCTTGCCGAAACCACCGCCAGTGTTTCCGAGTTAAAAAAAGACCCGATGGGGACCGTCGCCACCGGCGAGGGATTCCCTGTGGCGATCTTGAACCGGAACCAGCCTGCCTTCTACTGTGTTCCGGCAAAAGCCTATGAGGCCTTGATGAACAAACTGGAAGACATGGAGCTGAATGCCATTGCGGATGCCCGCACCGGGCAGGCTGTCATCAAGGTCAGGCTGGATGAACTTTGA